Proteins from a single region of Stigmatella erecta:
- the rplE gene encoding 50S ribosomal protein L5, which translates to MADEKKPEKKEKKGRKKEDVKKAGYAATIEEGLEAKPARMKLRFRKEGVPALMKELNLKNPLQVPRLEKIVVNMGLGEALANNKILESAVDQLGAITGQKPVVTRARKSIANFKLRQGQAIGCAVTLRGDRMYEFLDRLISVALPRVRDFKGVSPKAFDGKGNYTLGVREQIIFPEINYDQIEKVKGLNISFVTTAQNDEQGLALMRHFGMPFRQ; encoded by the coding sequence ATGGCTGACGAGAAGAAGCCCGAGAAGAAGGAAAAGAAGGGCCGCAAGAAGGAAGACGTCAAGAAGGCTGGCTATGCGGCCACCATCGAGGAAGGGCTGGAGGCGAAGCCTGCCCGGATGAAGCTGCGCTTCCGCAAGGAAGGCGTGCCCGCCCTGATGAAGGAACTGAACCTGAAGAATCCCCTCCAGGTTCCGCGGCTCGAGAAGATCGTCGTCAACATGGGTCTGGGCGAGGCGCTCGCCAACAACAAGATCCTGGAGTCGGCCGTCGACCAGCTGGGTGCCATCACCGGCCAGAAGCCCGTGGTGACGCGTGCCCGCAAGTCGATCGCGAACTTCAAGCTGCGCCAGGGCCAGGCCATCGGCTGCGCCGTCACGCTGCGCGGCGACCGCATGTACGAATTCCTGGACCGCCTCATCTCCGTGGCGCTGCCGCGCGTGCGTGACTTCAAGGGCGTGTCCCCCAAGGCGTTCGACGGGAAGGGCAACTACACGCTCGGTGTGCGCGAGCAGATCATCTTCCCGGAAATCAACTACGACCAGATCGAGAAGGTGAAGGGGCTCAACATCAGCTTCGTCACCACCGCCCAGAACGACGAGCAGGGGCTGGCGCTGATGCGTCACTTCGGCATGCCGTTCCGCCAGTAA